A portion of the Phaeodactylum tricornutum CCAP 1055/1 chromosome 7, whole genome shotgun sequence genome contains these proteins:
- a CDS encoding beta-galactosidase (Possibly hydrolyzes terminal, non-reducing beta-D-galactose residues of galactosides; glycoside hydrolase family 35): MKTMPSLEFRQSLKGGRPIPADELRQSLSHQEVEYGSFLPKSSTFHETELRPCSELQKRRYQRDLILLACAALIILYVSGFPPRIKNAGIFKKTSSIIPEGTTYAATTAELKNEIPACGDEPCFHPDRVQVRRDRPYFPSFWNYNGNLSVSYDERAIRINDKRVLLLSGSMHPVRATRGTWEHALDEAVYNGLNMITVYIFWGAHQSFRDEPLNWSLDGSSIGPKESQWELADALRSAANRGLFIHVRIGPYACGEYTYGGIPEWLPLQSSTMRMRRLNRPWLDAMEGFVAATITYLSSFNLWAHQGGPILIAQIENELGSGVDGSAAANYVVLERDEFNDDKHEDSHLLQLDRYGHILENASSRGMDSELRNATVQDYADWCGNLVARLAPNVIWTMCNGLSAENTISTFNGNNGIDWLEKYGDSGRIQVDQPAIWTEDEGGFQLWGDQPSKPSDYFWGRTSRAMATDALQWFARGGTHLNYYMWWGGYNRGRSSAAGIMNAYATDAFLCSSGQRRHPKYDHFLALHLVIADIAAILLHAPTSLLKNASVEIMDGDDWIVGDNQRQFLYQVLDTHDSKQVIFLENDANTTEMARLTGAKADDSLVFVMKPYSSQIVIDGIVAFDSSTISTKAMSFRRTLHYEPAVLLHLTSWSEPIAGADTDQNAHVSTEPLEQTNLNSKASISSDYAWYGTDVKIDVVLSQVKLYIGTEKATALAVFIDGAFIGEANNHQHAEGPTVLSIEIESLAAGTHRLAILCESLGYHNLIGRWGAITTAKPKGITGNVLIGSPLLSENISLVDGRQMWWSLPGLSVERKAARHGLRRESFEDAAQAEAGLHPLWSSVLFTSPQFDSTVHSLFLDLTSGRGHLWLNGKDLGRYWNITRGNSWNDYSQRYYFLPADFLHLDGQLNELILFDMLGGDHSAARLLLSSIEESETSKFSDEVDFALACI, encoded by the exons ATGAAGACTATGCCATCCCTCGAGTTTCGGCAATCTTTGAAAGGGGGACGACCAATCCCAGCCGATGAGCTGCGTCAAAGCCTTTCACACCAAGAAGTCGAATACGGCTCTTTTCTCCCAAAATCTTCAACTTTCCATGAAACAGAATTACGGCCCTGCTCGGAATTGCAAAAACGCCGTTACCAACGAGATTTGATTTTGCTCGCATGCGCAGCACTCATCATCTTGTACGTCAGTGGTTTTCCGCCAAGAATTAAGAATGCTGGTATCTTCAAGAAAACTTCCTCAATTATTCCAGAGGGTACTACATAcgctgcaacaacagcagaacTGAAAAACGAGATTCCGGCCTGCGGAGACGAACCATGTTTTCATCCTGACCGCGTTCAAGTACGCCGAGATCGACCATATTTCCCATCGTTTTGGAATTACAATGGTAACCTAAGTGTTTCGTATGATGAACGTGCAATACGTATCAATGACAAGCGTGTTTTACTCTTGTCTGGTAGCATGCATCCGGTACGCGCGACTCGCGGTACCTGGGAGCATGCTTTGGACGAAGCTGTCTACAATGGTCTCAATATGATTACGGTATATATTTTTTGGGGTGCGCATCAATCCTTTCGTGACGAACCGTTAAACTGGTCCTTGGACGGATCTAGTATAGGTCCAAAAGAATCTCAATGGGAATTGGCAGACGCTCTCCGGTCGGCGGCCAATCGAGGTCTTTTCATCCATGTTCGGATTGGACCATACGCTTGTGGTGAATATACTTACGGAGGCATTCCCGAATGGCTCCCTTTGCAAAGTTCGACGATGCGTATGAGAAGGTTGAATCGGCCCTGGTTAGACGCTATGGAGGGTTTCGTAGCTGCTACAATCACCTATTTGTCTTCTTTCAATCTTTGGGCTCATCAGGGAGGACCGATTCTCATCGCTCAGATTGAAAATGAACTCGGAAGTGGCGTTGATGGCTCTGCGGCCGCAAATTACGTTGTACTTGAACGTGATGAGTTCAATGACGACAAACACGAAGACTCTCATCTTCTCCAACTTGATCGATACGGGCACATTTTGGAAAATGCATCGTCTCGCGGTATGGATTCTGAGTTGCGCAATGCAACTGTCCAGGACTATGCGGACTGGTGCGGCAACCTAGTGGCACGATTGGCTCCGAACGTCATCTGGACAATGTGTAACGGTCTTTCGGCGGAGAACACAATTTCGACTTTCAATGGAAACAATGGGATCGACTGGTTAGAAAAATATGGAGATTCGGGTCGTATACAGGTAGACCAACCTGCGATTTGGACTGAAGATGAAG GTGGATTTCAGCTGTGGGGTGACCAACCCTCGAAACCTAGCGATTACTTCTGGGGTCGCACATCTCGTGCCATGGCCACTGATGCTTTGCAATGGTTTGCACGCGGTGGGACGCATCTGAACTATTATATGTGGTGGGGTGGGTACAACCGCGGTCGCTCATCAGCTGCCGGGATTATGAATGCGTATGCTACGGATGCTTTCTTGTGCTCATCTGGCCAGCGGCGACATCCCAAGTATGATCACTTTCTTGCGCTGCATTTGGTTATTGCTGACATCGCAGCAATTTTGCTACACGCCCCCACGTCATTGCTCAAAAATGCTTCGGTAGAGATAATGGACGGCGACGATTGGATTGTTGGTGACAATCAACGACAGTTCCTCTACCAAGTTCTGGACACACACGATTCGAAACAAGTAATatttttggaaaacgatGCCAACACAACTGAGATGGCTCGACTCACAGGGGCGAAAGCAGACGACTCATTGGTGTTTGTAATGAAACCATACTCATCGCAAATTGTAATCGATGGCATTGTAGCTTTCGATTCATCCACTATTTCAACTAAAGCGATGTCTTTCCGGAGGACATTGCATTATGAACCAGCAGTGCTCCTCCACCTCACATCCTGGTCGGAGCCAATTGCGGGTGCGGATACTGACCAAAATGCTCATGTCAGTACCGAGCCTCTCGAGCAAACAAATTTGAATTCAAAGGCGTCTATATCGAGTGACTATGCATGGTATGGGACGGATGTGAAGATCGACGTCGTCCTTTCTCAGGTGAAGTTGTACATCGGTACGGAAAAGGCTACGGCACTGGCTGTCTTCATAGATGGGGCGTTCATAGGAGAAGCAAACAATCACCAACATGCTGAAGGTCCTACTGTTTTGTCCATAGAAATCGAGTCGTTGGCAGCAGGGACGCACCGACTGGCGATTCTTTGCGAATCGCTAGGTTATCACAATCTAATTGGGCGATGGGGGGCTATCACCACAGCAAAGCCGAAAGGCATTACAGGGAATGTTCTCATCGGTTCCCCACTGCTATCGGAAAATATCAGTCTCGTCGACGGGAGACAAATGTGGTGGTCACTTCCAGGCTTATCTGTTGAACGAAAAGCTGCGAGACATGGTCTTCGTAGAGAGAGTTTTGAAGATGCTGCTCAAGCTGAAGCAGGCCTTCATCCTTTGTGGTCCTCGGTTTTGTTTACTTCGCCGCAATTCGACTCTACAGTGCACTCTTTGTTTCTTGATTTGACGTCAGGCAGAGGCCATCTTTGGTTAAATGGCAAAGATTTAGGCAGGTACTGGAACATTACCCGCGGTAATTCTTGGAACGACTACTCTCAGCGCTACTACTTTTTGCCTGCCGACTTTCTTCACCTGGATGGCCAATTGAACGAGCTTATCTTGTTCGACATGCTTGGTGGGGATCACTCTGCCGCTAGACTTCTGCTGAGCTCCATAGAAGAGTCCGAAACGTCCAAATTTTCTGACGAAGTGGACTTTGCACTTGCGTGTATATAA
- a CDS encoding predicted protein translates to MLDALDNFDRAFGSVEAESDFEKEVEAKYKAAYDLILETFKKLGVEQVETVGVEFDYEFHQAVMQKPSEEYEEGIVCEELAKGFKLNDQLIRAAMVVVAV, encoded by the coding sequence ATGTTAGATGCTTTAGATAACTTTGACCGAGCTTTTGGATCGGTTGAAGCAGAGTCtgattttgaaaaggaagtGGAGGCGAAATACAAAGCGGCTTACGACCTGATTCTCGAAACGTTCAAAAAACTTGGTGTGGAACAGGTGGAAACTGTTGGAGTCGAATTTGATTATGAATTTCATCAGGCCGTGATGCAGAAGCCATCGGAAGAATATGAGGAGGGCATCGTCTGTGAAGAGTTAGCGAAGGGATTCAAACTTAACGATCAACTAATCCGCGCCGCCATGGTTGTGGTTGCAGTTTAG
- a CDS encoding predicted protein — VFVVTGASRGIGLQFVKTLILRARGSIVACCRSPEKAELLQEFIATLEDPRRIRIVSLDLEDQTSIERAGAEIKEMFGRVDMLLNVAGLLGDAKTTPGPERSLAKVERDWFEKTLAINTIGPVMLSKELSPLMMQRRKRKSSDNDTETRAVAVIASLSARVGSISDNGLGGWYSYRMSKSALNQATRTMALEMKRCSTWCIALHPGTTDTDLSKPFQSNVKDGSLFPVDFTTEKLMNVIDSMTENNSGGLYDWAGQAISF; from the exons GTGTTCGTCGTCACTGGTGCCTCGCGGGGAATTGGGCTTCAGTTTGTGAAGACTTTGATCCTTCGTGCTAGG GGAAGCATTGTGGCGTGTTGCCGATCTCCGGAAAAAGCTGAGCTGCTACAAGAATTTATTGCTACCTTAGAAGATCCCCGTCGCATTCGCATTGTCTCTCTCGATTTGGAAGATCAAACGTCCATTGAACGCGCTGGAGCCGAAATAAAAGAAATGTTTGGCCGAGTCGACATGCTACTCAATGTAGCGGGGCTTCTGGGTGACGCCAAAACAACGCCTGGACCGGAACGTTCGCTGGCGAAAGTTGAACGAGATTGGTTTGAAAAGACGTTGGCTATTAACACAATTGGACCAGTTATGTTGTCAAAAGAACTGTCGCCGTTGATGATGCAGCGGCGCAAGCGAAAAAGTAGTGACAACGATACTGAGACGCGAGCTGTAGCCGTCATTGCAAGCCTAAGTGCACGGGTGGGTTCTATATCGGACAACGGTTTGGGAGGGTGGTATAGTTACCGGATGAGTAAATCGGCATTAAATCAAGCGACACGAACAATGGCGTTGGAAATGAAGCGATGTTCAACCTGGTGTATTGCACTGCATCCCGGTACGACGGATACGGACCTGAGTAAACCATTCCAGTCTAATGTCAAGGATGGAAGTCTATTCCCCGTTGACTTTACAACGGAAAAGTTGATGAATGTCATTGACTCCATGACCGAAAACAATTCAGGCGGTCTTTATGATTGGGCCGGCCAagccatttctttttga
- a CDS encoding predicted protein has translation MSNAVPSPFRSSVAFNIAPEMPAGDDDATARPHQHTRLRSCIFFVMGILLALVVFDSMKEKRIERTAASFFTWIESHPFLGVLAVILVYTAATICFVPGSVLTIGTGFAFRSAFDDFGKGLALSSLAVFVGASCGSVCSFLLGRYLFREWVVRLASSYPIFRAIDRALENNGLKIMVLLRLSPLIPYNALDYISGVTSISLFSYSVALVGLLPGTITFCAIGATASSLAEGTDRSENGGLRVFALVFGLIFAFLGAGVASFYSKIELDMILQDESEGTVPIVAPDSEEEQYVRHAGRFSDHPIEEGIV, from the exons ATGAGTAATGCGGTCCCATCACCTTTTCGGAGCAGTGTCGCATTTAATATAGCACCCGAGATGCCCGCtggcgacgatgatgcgACTGCACGACCGCATCAACATACTCGGTTGAGAAGCTGCATTTTCTTTGTTATGGGCATTTTGCTTGCTCTAGTTGTTTTCGATTCAATGAAGGAAAAAAGAATCGAGAGAACAGCAGCCTCATTCTTTACATGGATCGAATCTCACCCTTTCCTTGGCGTGCTGGCTGTGATCTTGGTTTACACGGCGGCAACAATTTGCTTTGTGCCGGGATCCGTTCTAACGATAGGAACTGGATTTGCATTCCGAAGCGCTTTTGATGATTTCGGTAAAGGACTTGCGCTTTCTTCCCTG GCTGTTTTTGTTGGAGCCAGTTGTGGATCGGTCTGCTCGTTTCTTTTAGGGAGATATTTGTTTCGAGAATGGGTAGTACGACTGGCCTCTTCGTATCCTATATTTCGTGCCATTGATAGAGCGCTGGAAAACAATGGGCTAAAAATAATGGTGCTGCTCCGGTTGTCACCGCTCATCCCATACAACGCTCTCGACTACATTAGTGGGGTGACGTCTATCTCGTTATTTTCGTACAGTGTAGCGCTCGTTGGATTACTACCTGGAACGATTACATTTTGCGCCATTGGTGCCACAGCTTCGAGCCTAGCAGAAGGCACCGATCGCAGTGAAAACGGGGGTCTGCGAGTATTCGCATTAGTCTTTGGGTTGATTTTCGCCTTTTTGGGAGCCGGGGTCGCGTCTTTTTACTCTAAAATTGAACTTGATATGATTTTACAGGACGAATCAGAAGGAACGGTACCGATTGTCGCGCCGGATAGTGAGGAAGAACAATACGTTCGCCATGCTGGCCGCTTCAGTGATCATCCTATTGAAGAAGGGATTGTATAA
- a CDS encoding predicted protein encodes MKTQDISHRSRKPPAGLDPIDKAARPQATTAPLAGRKHRKGNRYRHHCGASRWILLMTGMSVCYTILAAVGSPVRLSSFLLSMLPRLVSPERKVPRVVRLSNNDNDSDHRIFLKKFNPKEKIANSVRYIKRPMANSDDLLRLKDSDEFEHGMADRFETSKCKAQYDWQKTSFVNCNTVHEIDMVKPISLDMKIGEARHVGNGFWRDVWSIPEEITNQYRVLKTIRLEHEMTPRNFERHRRDAMAMERLSSSPLVVDIYAFCGNSGVFEFADGGDLSDTLWPKQQAKRVTNSLSKKKKLRIATQITSALAAVHNFDREGRASVAHADISLNQFIKINGRFKLNDFNRARFLRWNLKHDRMCTFHVGNNPGKNRSPEEYRYEGQTEKIDVYSLGNLLYSLLQDEMPFHGIDDDETQELVKKGERPSVYADLWNSTDPVDQVLKQTMVMCHEEEQDKRASAREVEALLKDALRMVDPQWKVTDPI; translated from the exons ATGAAGACGCAGGACATCAGCCATAGATCAAGAAAACCGCCCGCCGGCCTAGATCCAATAGACAAAGCCGCTCGACCACAGGCTACGACGGCACCACTGGCAGGTCGAAAACATCGAAAGGGCAACCGCTATCGGCACCATTGCGGCGCATCGAGATGGATACTCTTAATGACCGGAATGAGTGTTTGTTATACTATTCTTGCAGCGGTGGGGTCTCCAGTCAGgctttcttcgtttttgCTCAGTATGCTGCCTCGGCTCGTCAGTCCTGAACGCAAAGTGCCTCGAGTAGTGCGCTTGTCAAACAACGATAACGACAGCGACCACCGCATTTTTCTAAAGAAATTCAACcccaaagaaaaaattgcAAATTCTGTACGATACATAAAGAGGCCCATGGCAAATAGCGATGACTTGTTACGGCTCAAAGACTCGGATGAGTTTGAGCACGGGATGGCCGACCGTTTTGAGACATCAAAGTGCAAGGCTCAATACGACTGGCAAAAAACTTCTTTTGTGAACTGCAACACAGTTCACGAAATTGATATGGTAAAGCCAATTTCGCTGGATATGAAGATTGGCGAAGCTCGCCATGTGGGTAATGGCTTCTGGCGCGACGTATGGTCTATTCCAGAGGAGATTACCAATCAGTATCGCGTTCTCAAAACAATTCGCCTAGAGCATGAGATGACTCCCCGAAATTTTGAGCGGCACCGTCGAGATGCCATGGCTATGGAACGTCTATCATCGTCTCCATTAGTGGTGGATATCTACGCCTTCTGCGGAAATTCAGGAGTTTTTGAGTTTGCAGACGGCGGCGATCTTTCGGATACTCTATGGCCAAAGCAACAAGCGAAGAGGGTAACCAATAGTCTCAGcaaaaagaagaagctaCGAATTG CTACACAAATTACGTCAGCTCTTGCTGCTGTGCACAATTTCGATAGGGAAGGAAGAGCATCAGTGGCACACGCAGACATCTCACTGAATCAATTTATAAAAATCAATGGAAGATTTAAGCTCAATGATTTTAATCGAGCGCGATTCCTCAGATGGAATTTAAAACATGACCGAATGTGCACTTTTCACGTTGGGAATAACCCTGGCAAGAACCGATCGCCCGAAGAGTACAGATACGAAGGACAAACCGAAAAG ATTGATGTTTATTCACTCGGCAACTTGCTGTACAGTTTGCTACAGGACGAAATGCCCTTTCATGGAattgatgatgacgaaacACAGGAACTAGTAAAGAAAGGGGAGAGGCCCAGCGTCTATGCTGATTTGTGGAATAGTACTGATCCCGTCGATCAAGTTCTAAAACAGACCATGGTAATGTGCcatgaagaagaacaagacaAACGAGCCAGCGCTAGGGAGGTTGAGGCTCTTTTGAAGGATGCACTTCGGATGGTGGATCCACAGTGGAAGGTCACAGATCCTATCTAA
- a CDS encoding predicted protein: MPFGRQRFGRRAVVMLPFWVAQAWAWGGSNSGSDSSTTSSVFGNSLGRDWLSDSKGISIKLEGCLWGYVEDNESAYCMEDSSEDGTTYWYQMANCRRAQAVFSVYANPSSSNAACNAGNFKESFVTKSGLSEFIYYLKSYDSNNPFGSANDDNGDGSYSDDNNLPMCAQVNGNYVGVGCASDGTFSLQIFSDQHCLVPTGSTYDNLKSVNRKLKNYRNCASAYSYGDDSESSLVYNLVSNAESCSSLDSSLCMDNSAMADRRSYSKGRVSRNRGFSQSQSWLTKAKYVAGGILLLAAFVMFTGILFTNRRRRRALMQRKYRQSRRGGEDRSRRSSKSGRSKSKGRSVSRSKSARREKGDPVGVFT, encoded by the exons ATGCCGTTCGGACGTCAACGTTTCGGCAGAAGAGCGGTCGTCATGCTGCCGTTTTGGGTCGCGCAAGCGTGGGCGTGGGGAGGCAGTAACAGCGGCAGCGACTCGAGCACCACTAGCTCTGTGTTTGGCAATAGTTTAGGACGCGACTGGCTGTCGGACTCCAAAGGCATATCCATCAAGCTAGAAGGATGTCTTTGGGGTTACGTGGAAGACAACGAGAGCGCCTACTGCATGGAAGACTCTAGTGAAGACGGCACAACGTATTGGTATCAAATGGCAAACTGCCGGCGAGCACAAGCAGTTTTTTCGGTATACGCCAATCCCTCGTCCAGCAATGCCGCATGCAACGCTGGGAATTTCAAAGAATCC TTTGTTACTAAAAGTGGGCTCTCCGAATTCATATACTATTTGAAAAGCTACGACAGTAACAATCCTTTCGGAAGCGCCAATGACGACAATGGAGATGGATCATACTCTGACGACAACAATCTGCCCATGTGCGCCCAGGTCAACGGAAACTACGTCGGTGTTGGATGCGCAAGCGACGGAACCTTTTCTCTACAAATCTTTAGTGACCAGCATTGCCTCGTCCCGACCGGCTCGACGTACGACAATCTCAAGAGCGTAAATAGGAAACTCAAGAACTACAGAAACTGTGCCAGTGCCTATTCATACGGTGATGATTCGGAAAGCTCGCTCGTATACAATCTGGTATCCAATGCGGAGAGTTGCTCTTCTTTGGACAGTAGTCTATGTATGGATAATTCTGCAATGGCAGATCGACGCTCCTACAGCAAAGGCCGGGTTTCGCGGAACCGAGGATTCAGCCAAAGCCAGAGCTGGCTCACCAAAGCCAAGTATGTTGCTGGAggaattttgttgttggctgCCTTTGTCATGTTTACCGGTATTCTGTTTACCAACCGCCGGCGAAGACGAGCTTTGATGCAGCGAAAATATAGACAGTCTCGGCGTGGTGGGGAAGATCGAAGCCGCCGGAGCAGCAAGAGCGGTCGCTCGAAGAGCAAGGGACGCAGCGTATCGCGGTCCAAGTCTGCCCGAAGGGAAAAGGGAGACCCTGTAGGTGTTTTTACCTAG
- a CDS encoding predicted protein, with protein MRLVVSLLVCSLLLAGTSAAVPTEVEARRRRLKQKAEQDKIAGDPRGAIRQSRIIESQRIDEIEGVTVRADYDRNRRLVDVKAGNFYPEDVQAKRTLKVNKDDLQFWERLLQVDANPGTSLSVATAPPSPAPVASPIPPSVPAPIPAPTGPNAPPIGGLPLPTSEVVTPTAAPVMPPTVAPTLAPTPAPVPSNPNAPPIAGIPVNTAAPAGVTSPTSAGAIAPTAAPVSAPAGALELPTAAPTVAAAPVASPTAVTTPSATPTSVAPVATPTSVAPVATPTSVAPVATPTASPVAVAPAPAAPASRVEQVVLSVALSNGAEFVNPESYQSKALAWLEGSNTDGLSDQRIIQRYSLGCIFFATNGVRTQFTDQAFGENVILNWQNVSGWATNTNECEWKGIGCDSTNSVNLLDLFSNRLTGEFPPELTLLSRSLVVFDVGLNFFFAEGNNFNTVLGSLSLLTDLRFDRTNMINNEGIPTEIGLLKNLEIFNCASTLYRGALNAAAFQPDQTRWTYMEIESNAFNSSLPSSIGNLPALEQLFARDSFIEGTIDTLVNMRNALVIWVDQNPGLGGTIPIQFGSFSNLRSLSLTECAFTGTLPPQLGNLGNDFSQFFIYRNQMTGGVPDSWANLGGLEFLELWENDFTVQIPAGVCALTFSSLERLIADCSICPTTPCCDSCVEDV; from the exons ATGCGCTTGGTGGTGTCGCTTCTTGTTTGTTCCCTCCTTTTGGCAGGAACAAGTGCTGCGGTCCCTACCGAAGTCGAAGCTCGACGCCGTAGACTGAAGCAAAAGGCAGAACAGGATAAGATTGCTGGTGATCCCCGTGGAGCGATTCGTCAGAGCCGCATTATTGAAAGCCAGCGTATCGATGAGATCGAAGGGGTTACGGTCCGCGCTGACTACGATCGTAATCGTAGACTGGTGGATGTCAAAGCCGGAAACTTTTACCCGGAAGACGTGCAAGCAAAGCGAACCTTGAAGGTCAACAAAGACGACCTTCAGTTTTGGGAGCGATTGTTGCAGGTAGACGCGAATCCGGGTACCAGCTTGAGCGTTGCCACTGCACCTCCGTCGCCTGCTCCCGTTGCTAGCCCCATCCCGCCTTCCGTGCCTGCTCCTATTCCAGCGCCCACCGGACCGAACGCACCTCCGATTGGTGGGCTACCGTTACCGACCTCCGAGGTCGTCACCCCTACCGCAGCTCCCGTTATGCCTCCCACCGTGGCACCCACGCTAGCACCCACTCCCGCACCCGTTCCCAGTAACCCCAACGCACCTCCGATTGCGGGAATTCCCGTCAATACCGCTGCACCCGCGGGCGTGACCTCTCCCACGAGTGCCGGCGCGATTGCTCCCACCGCTGCTCCCGTTTCCGCTCCTGCCGGTGCGTTGGAATTGCCTACCGCCGCACCgaccgtggcggcggcacCCGTCGCTTCCCCTACCGCGGTAACGACCCCGTCGGCCACTCCCACGTCGGTGGCACCCGTGGCCACTCCCACGTCGGTAGCACCCGTGGCCACTCCCACGTCGGTAGCACCCGTGGCCACTCCCACGGCATCGCCGGTGGCTGTTGCACCGGCGCCAGCAGCACCCGCGTCTCGCGTAGAGCAAGTGGTCCTCTCGGTTGCCTTGTCCAACGGAGCTGAATTTGTCAACCCGGAATCGTATCAGTCGAAAGCACTGGCTTGGCTGGAGGGCTCCAATACGGACGGATTGAGTGACCAGCGTATCATCCAACGCTATTCCCTCGGATGCATCTTCTTCGCAACCAACGGTGTCCGTACCCAGTTTACAGACCAGGCGTTTGGAGAAAATGTCATTCTCAACTGGCAAAATGTATCGGGATGGGCTACCAATACGAACGAATGTGAATGGAAGGGAATCGGATGTGATAGTACCAACTCTGTCAACCTTCTTGATTTG TTCAGCAACCGCTTGACCGGCGAATTCCCCCCTGAGCTTACACTGCTAAGCCGTTCActtgttgtttttgatgTGGGTCTCAACTTCTTTTTTGCGGAGGGTAACAACTTCAACACGGTTCTCGGTAGCTTGTCGCTCCTTACGGATCTTCGATTCGACCGGACCAACATGATCAATAACGAAGGCATTCCGACAGAGATCGGTCTTCTCAAGAATCTTGAAATCTTTAACTGTGCTTCTACTTTGTACCGTGGTGCCTTGAACGCTGCCGCGTTTCAACCTGATCAGACACGTTGGA CTTATATGGAAATTGAATCCAATGCCTTCAATTCGTCCTTGCCCTCCTCCATTGGCAACCTTCCCGCGTTGGAGCAGCTCTTCGCTCGAGACAGCTTTATTGAAGGCACTATCGATACGCTTGTGAACATGAGAAACGCCC TGGTAATTTGGGTTGACCAGAATCCTGGATTAGGTGGAACTATCCCTATCCAGTTTGGATCTTTCTCTAATCTACGGAGCTTATCCTTGACCGAGTGCGCTTTTACAGGCACACTGCCCCCTCAACTAGGCAATTTGGGTAATGATTTTT CTCAATTCTTTATCTACAGAAACCAAATGACTGGAGGCGTTCCTGATTCGTGGGCAAACTTAGGCGGTCTCGAATTTCTTGAACTTTGGGAGAACGACTTCACCGTACAGATCCCTGCCGGGGTATGCGCTTTGACCTTCTCTAGCCTCGAGCGTTTGATTGCGGACTGTTCAATCTGCCCGACAACTCCTTGCTGTGACTCATGCGTTGAAGATGTCTAG